From the Theileria equi strain WA chromosome 4 map unlocalized gcontig_1105316255041, whole genome shotgun sequence genome, one window contains:
- a CDS encoding conserved hypothetical protein (encoded by transcript BEWA_045310A): protein MSNTRALRLAYDHLCEAEDKILRELKELEGVAHTHLKSTQETFSSSPLVDVQVNIDGKLDEIASFGDKLKVAANESNGALRNLRCGIKIIETVTALYNSASKILASFKDGPSDEDVRSYINSVELAKANGHWDNVYMVISRGHIGDVVSSLRKLTLETLRSKAAVPDSKLLTKFAVALGIEKEAYQAHLTSAKSDTATKSSKLYSGTTLKNECSTLARVVHNAEKMLLEQASIVREELGSVYYIEFCREIHSDTSREAVAILTEFIKTNFGEDFNLEQILTTIEPDETKDEKLLDTMAGLSSLWNEFEAALKESTSPVYAKLLVTLGNVSDEFSNDGLVQLSPATKLIQSILAIYVKLEHSFATKSVENAIAIEDAIDFTPEYADSASTSTIVDDTFFILQKSQHRAIGTGDIQAACAILNQVSSIISSELKEALFRNLLESQSIYEIWVQDIESMSSDSWYTVLEDHFKRSKINTPETISSKYSFTHCLSNIEESLNLLIKFKKEVCECFNVAFLNDGKDTNLVVENTVQALDLVKGELEQLQNDACNCALNILKENMTEPLNVFSRIDFDINEETYTEYQDDEPFLSELVTVLHATFTHIERYYSPQIGSKCINNLIERICKYLETTTLNKKFSIYGAVYFDETIRSLMSTCSSHDQKIRKRFANLLQISDVLNVSSIDEVQVFKDSGDYSIDVDKYVSLRVDLATDDEESM, encoded by the exons ATGTCTAACACGAGGGCCCTGAGGCTCGCCTACGACCATTTGTGCGAGGCTGAGGACAAGATTCTCAGAGAATTGAAGGAGCTCGAAGGCGTAGCACACACCCACCTGAAATCCACCCAGGAAACCTTCAGCTCCTCCCCTCTGGTGGACGTCCAGGTGAATATCGACGGAAAACTCGACGAAATCGCAAGTTTTGGAGACAAACTCAAGGTGGCAGCCAATGAAAGCAACGGGGCGCTCAGAAATCTGAGATGTGGAATCAAAATCATAGAAACGGTCACGGCGCTCTACAACTCGGCCTCCAAGATTCTCGCAAGCTTCAAAGACGGTCCGTCAGACGAAGATGTGAGGAGCTACATCAACTCTGTGGAGCTTGCCAAGGCGAACGGGCACTGGGATAACGTCTACATGGTCATATCCAGGGGTCACATTGGAGATGTTGTCTCGTCACTGCGTAAGCTTACGCTCGAGACTCTGCGATCCAAAGCGGCAGTCCCGGATTCAAAGCTGCTGACAAAGTTTGCCGTAGCACTAGGAATTGAAAAGGAAGCCTACCAAGCGCATTTAACCTCGGCGAAATCAGACACTGCAACCAAGAGCTCAAAGCTCTACAGCGGAACTACACTGAAAAATGAGTGTTCAACGCTAGCCAGAGTTGTCCATAATGCTGAAAAAATGTTACTGGAGCAGGCATCCATCGTTCGTGAAGAGCTAGGGTCAGTCTATTACATCGAATTCTGTCGCGAGATCCACAGTGATACATCCAGAGAAGCTGTTGCTATACTAACAGAGTTCATAAAGACAAACTTTGGAGAAGACTTTAACCTTGAACAAATTCTAACCACTATTGAACCTGACGAAACCAAGGACGAAAAACTGTTGGATACAATGGCAGGACTCAGCTCACTCTGGAACGAATTTGAAGCTGCTCTAAAGGAATCAACGAGTCCAGTTTATGCCAAACTATTAGTCACATTGGGGAACGTAAGTGACGAATTTTCAAACGATGGACTAGTACAGCTCAGCCCAGCCACAAAACTCATCCAATCCATTTTGGCAATTTATGTAAAACTGGAACACTCCTTCGCCACCAAATCTGTTGAAAATGCAATAGCAATAGAAGATGCCATTGATTTTACTCCAGAATATGCTGATTCTGCCTCTACAAGTACCATTGTAGATgacacatttttcattttgcaaaaatcGCAACATCGAGCCATAGGAACAGGGGACATACAAGCGGCGTGTGCAATTTTAAATCAAGTCTCCTCAATCATATCGAGTGAACTAAAGGAAGCACTATTCCGAAACCTGCTGGAAAGTCAATCTATTTACGAAATCTGGGTCCAAGATATTGAAAGCATGTCCAGCGATTCGTGGTACACTGTGCTAGAAGACCACTTTAAAAGATCCAAAATTAACACCCCAGAGACCATTAGTTCCAAATACAGCTTTACACATTGTTTGAGCAATATAGAAGAGAGTTTGAATCTCTTGATAAAGTTCAAGAAGGAAGTGTGCGAGTGTTTTAACGTTGCATTTTTAAATG ACGGTAAAGACACAAATCTTGTGGTAGAAAATACCGTACAAGCACTAGATTTAGTCAAGGGAGAACTCGAACAGTTGCAGAATGACGCCTGCAATTGCGCACTAAATATCCTCAAG GAAAATATGACTGAGCCACTAAATGTATTCTCCAGAATAGActttgatataaatgaagAAACATATACGGAATACCAGGACGATGAGCCATTCCTCAGTGAACTTGTCACTGTTTTGCACGCAACCTTCACTCACATTGAAAGATACTATTCACCACAAATTGGATCCAAGTGCATAAATAACCTCATTGAAAGGATATGCAAATATTTGGAAACGACCACTCTGAACAAAAAATTTAGCATTTATGGAGCAGTCTATTTCGACGAGACAATTCGATCCCTCATGTCTACATGTTCAAGTCACGACCAAAAGATACGCAAACGGTTTGCAAATTTACTCCAAATAAGTGATGTTTTGAATGTCTCGAGCATCGATGAGGTGCAGGTCTTCAAGG ATAGCGGAGACTATTCAATTGATGTAGATAAATACGTTTCACTAAGGGTAGATTTGGCTacagatgatgaagaaagtATGTAA